One region of Brassica napus cultivar Da-Ae chromosome A10, Da-Ae, whole genome shotgun sequence genomic DNA includes:
- the LOC111197961 gene encoding 2-methoxy-6-polyprenyl-1,4-benzoquinol methylase, mitochondrial isoform X1, with protein MHLTSRADSSLSLVSSSQGTNFTEAMALRSISRRFGSRVLSYRSSSVASLHSHATSFGFQQVKEEEKSKLVGNVFTNVASSYDIMNDVMSGGLHRLWKERLVGKLSPFAGMKHLDVAGGTGDVAFRIFDAVNSVKRRALRKVDEDSLEETQIYVCDINPNMLNVGKQRAAERGLGDNKALVWVEGDAEALSFDDNSMDGYTIAFGIRNVTHIEKALAEAYRVLKRGGRFLCLELSHVDIPVFKDVYDLYSFKVIPNLGELIAGDRESYQYLVESVRRFPPQEKFATMIADAGFEKVEYENLVGGVVAIHSAIKL; from the exons ATGCATTTAACCTCTCGTGCGGATTCGTCACTTTCACTTGTCTCCTCGTCGCAAG GAACAAATTTTACAGAAGCTATGGCACTTCGATCGATCAGCAGGAGGTTTGGGAGCAGAGTCTTGAGTTACCGTTCCTCCTCCGTTGCTTCCCTTCATTCTCACGCCACAAGTTTCG GGTTTCAACAAgtgaaggaagaagagaagagcaAGTTGGTTGGTAACGTTTTCACCAACGTAGCTTCCAGTTACGATATCATGAATGATGTCATGAGCGGTGGCTTGCATAGGCTTTGGAAGGAAAG ACTCGTTGGGAAGCTGAGTCCATTTGCAGGGATGAAGCATCTTGATGTTGCCGGTGGAACAG GTGATGTTGCGTTTAGGATCTTTGACGCTGTTAACAGTGTTAAACGAAGAGCATTGCGGAAAGTTGATGAGGATTCACTTGAAGAAACTCAGATATACGTGTGTGATATTAATCCCAACATGTTAAACGTTGGGAAACAACGTGCTGCTGAGAGAG GGTTAGGAGATAACAAGGCACTCGTATGGGTGGAAGGAGATGCAGAGGCCTTGAGTTTCGATGACAACTCAATGGATGGATACACTATTGCATTTGGGATAAGGAATGTCACACACATCGAGAAGGCTCTCGCGGAGGCCTATAG GGTACTAAAACGGGGAGGAAGATTCTTGTGCCTTGAGCTCAGCCATGTAGACATTCCGGTCTTCAAAGATGT ATACGATTTGTATTCATTCAAGGTCATTCCAAACTTAGGGGAACTAATAGCCGGTGACCGGGAATCTTACCAATACTTGGTTGAGAGTGTTCGTCGGTTTCCCCCTCAG GAGAAATTTGCAACGATGATAGCAGACGCAGGATTTGAGAAGGTGGAGTACGAGAACCTTGTTGGTGGCGTTGTCGCCATTCACTCTGCCATTAAGCTCTAa
- the LOC111197961 gene encoding 2-methoxy-6-polyprenyl-1,4-benzoquinol methylase, mitochondrial isoform X2 — MALRSISRRFGSRVLSYRSSSVASLHSHATSFGFQQVKEEEKSKLVGNVFTNVASSYDIMNDVMSGGLHRLWKERLVGKLSPFAGMKHLDVAGGTGDVAFRIFDAVNSVKRRALRKVDEDSLEETQIYVCDINPNMLNVGKQRAAERGLGDNKALVWVEGDAEALSFDDNSMDGYTIAFGIRNVTHIEKALAEAYRVLKRGGRFLCLELSHVDIPVFKDVYDLYSFKVIPNLGELIAGDRESYQYLVESVRRFPPQEKFATMIADAGFEKVEYENLVGGVVAIHSAIKL, encoded by the exons ATGGCACTTCGATCGATCAGCAGGAGGTTTGGGAGCAGAGTCTTGAGTTACCGTTCCTCCTCCGTTGCTTCCCTTCATTCTCACGCCACAAGTTTCG GGTTTCAACAAgtgaaggaagaagagaagagcaAGTTGGTTGGTAACGTTTTCACCAACGTAGCTTCCAGTTACGATATCATGAATGATGTCATGAGCGGTGGCTTGCATAGGCTTTGGAAGGAAAG ACTCGTTGGGAAGCTGAGTCCATTTGCAGGGATGAAGCATCTTGATGTTGCCGGTGGAACAG GTGATGTTGCGTTTAGGATCTTTGACGCTGTTAACAGTGTTAAACGAAGAGCATTGCGGAAAGTTGATGAGGATTCACTTGAAGAAACTCAGATATACGTGTGTGATATTAATCCCAACATGTTAAACGTTGGGAAACAACGTGCTGCTGAGAGAG GGTTAGGAGATAACAAGGCACTCGTATGGGTGGAAGGAGATGCAGAGGCCTTGAGTTTCGATGACAACTCAATGGATGGATACACTATTGCATTTGGGATAAGGAATGTCACACACATCGAGAAGGCTCTCGCGGAGGCCTATAG GGTACTAAAACGGGGAGGAAGATTCTTGTGCCTTGAGCTCAGCCATGTAGACATTCCGGTCTTCAAAGATGT ATACGATTTGTATTCATTCAAGGTCATTCCAAACTTAGGGGAACTAATAGCCGGTGACCGGGAATCTTACCAATACTTGGTTGAGAGTGTTCGTCGGTTTCCCCCTCAG GAGAAATTTGCAACGATGATAGCAGACGCAGGATTTGAGAAGGTGGAGTACGAGAACCTTGTTGGTGGCGTTGTCGCCATTCACTCTGCCATTAAGCTCTAa
- the LOC106371519 gene encoding villin-5: MTFSMRDLDQALQGCGQKSGIEIWRIESFKPVAVPKESHGKFFTGDSYIVLKTTASRSGSLHHDIHYWLGKDSSQDEAGSVAVMTVELDSALGGRAVQYREVQGQETEKFLSYFKPCIIPQEGGVASGFNHVKPEEHQTRLYICKGKHVVRVKEVPFARSTLNHDDVFILDTESKIFQFSGSKSSIQERAKALEVVQYIKDTYHDGKCEIAAVEDGRMMADAEAGEFWGLFGGFAPLPKKPASNDDQTAESDGIKLFSVEKGKTEPIEVESLQKDLLDTNKCYILDCGLELFVWKGRSTSIDQRKSASQAAEEFFRSSERPKLNLVSVMEGFETVMFRSKFDSWPATSTVAEPQQGRGKVAALLQRQGVNVQGLVKTSSSSSKDEPKPYIDATGNLQVWRINGEEKISLEAAEQSKFYSGDCYIFQYSYPGEDREEHLVGTWLGKQSVEEDRESAISIASKMVESMKFMPAQARIYEGKEPIQFFVIMQSFITFKGGVSDAFKKYIAENEVPDNTYDKEGVALFRVQGSGPENMQAIQIEAVSTGLNSSHCYILHGDSTVFTWCGNLTSSDDKELMERMLDLIKPNEHTKAQKEGSECEQFWELLGGKSEYPSQKIKKDGESDPHLFSCTFSNDNLKVTEIFSFTQDDLMTEDIFILDCHTEIFVWVGQQVDPKKKPQVLTIGEKFLKDDFLLENLASETPIYIVTEGNEPPFFTRFFTWDSSKSAMHGNSFQKKLAVLTNKGKPLLDKPKRRVPAYSSRSSVPDKSQPRSRSMTSSPDRARVRGRSPAFNALAANFEKLGTRNQSTPPPMVSPLVRKLYPKSHAPDLTKLAPKSAAFAARTALFEKFRPTPQEAAPTTPSSSEATNEAEAPKPTSETTEEESTNNIHEDSKEEAEAEEDSSLPTFPYERLKTDSEDPVPDIDLARREAYMSAAEFNEKLEMTKKEFYKLPKWKQNKLKMAVQLF; this comes from the exons ATGACGTTTTCTATGAGAGATTTAGATCAGGCTCTCCAAGGATGTGGCCAGAAATC TGGGATTGAAATATGGCGCATCGAGAGCTTCAAACCTGTCGCTGTTCCAAAAGAGTCCCATGGTAAATTTTTCACCGGGGATTCCTATATTGTCTTAAAG ACCACAGCGTCAAGAAGCGGTTCCCTGCATCACGATATTCACTACTGGCTTGGTAAAGATTCCAGTCAG GACGAAGCTGGTTCTGTTGCTGTTATGACAGTTGAGTTAGATTCAGCGTTAGGTGGGCGTGCTGTTCAGTATCGAGAAGTACAGGGTCAAGAGACCGAGAAGTTCCTTTCCTACTTCAAGCCTTGCATTATACCTCAGGAAGGTGGCGTCGCCTCTGGGTTCAACCACGTCAAGCCCGAGGAGCATCAGACGCGTCTGTATATCTGCAAAGGCAAACATGTCGTCCGTGTCAAAGAG GTGCCGTTTGCTCGGTCTACTCTCAACCACGACGACGTTTTCATTCTTGATACAGAGTCTAAAATTTTCCAGTTCAGTGGTTCCAAATCGAGTATTCAAGAAAGAGCCAAAGCTCTTGAGGTTGTTCAGTACATTAAAGACACGTACCATGATGGAAAGTGCGAGATTGCAGCTGTTG AGGATGGGAGGATGATGGCTGATGCTGAAGCTGGCGAGTTTTGGGGTTTGTTTGGTGGATTTGCTCCGCTTCCTAAGAAACCAGCATCCAATGATGACCAAACCGCTGAATCTGACGGGATCAAACTtttcag TGTTGAGAAGGGAAAGACAGAACCCATAGAGGTTGAGTCTTTGCAGAAAGACCTTCTGGACACTAACAAATGTTACATTCTCGACTGTGGGCTCGAATTGTTCGTTTGGAAGGGTAGAAGTACTTCAATCGACCAAAGAAAGAGCGCAAGTCAAGCTGCAGAA GAGTTTTTTCGTTCGTCTGAACGTCCAAAACTGAACCTGGTCAGTGTGATGGAAGGGTTTGAAACAGTGATGTTCCGATCTAAATTTGATTCATGGCCGGCTACAAGTACCGTAGCTGAGCCCCAGCAAGGCAGAGGAAAAGTTGCAG CTCTTTTGCAACGGCAAGGAGTTAACGTTCAAGGCCTGGTcaagacttcttcttcttcttctaaagaCGAACCTAAACCATACATTGATGCCACAGGAAATCTCCAG gtctGGCGAATCAATGGCGAGGAAAAGATCTCTCTTGAAGCAGCAGAGCAATCAAAGTTCTACAGCGGAGATTGTTACATATTCCAGTACTCATATCCAGGAGAAGACAGGGAGGAACATCTAGTGGGTACTTGGTTAGGAAAGCAAAGCGTCGAG GAAGACAGAGAATCTGCTATTTCCATAGCAAGTAAGATGGTTGAATCCATGAAGTTTATGCCGGCGCAG GCTCGCATTTACGAGGGAAAAGAACCGATTCAGTTTTTCGTGATCATGCAAAGCTTCATCACATTTAAG GGTGGTGTAAGTGATGCTTTCAAGAAGTACATAGCAGAGAACGAAGTTCCTGATAATACTTATGATAAAGAAGGTGTAGCGCTGTTTAGGGTTCAAGGTTCTGGACCAGAGAATATGCAAGCAATACAAATAGAAGCG GTTTCCACAGGGCTAAACTCTTCGCATTGTTATATATTACATGGTGATTCTACTGTTTTCACTTGGTGTGGCAATCTAACTTCCTCGGATGATAAAGAACTTATGGAGAGAATGTTGGACCTGATCAAG CCAAATGAACACACCAAGGCACAAAAGGAAGGTTCAGAGTGTGAACAGTTTTGGGAATTATTAGGAGGGAAATCAGAATATCCGAGCCAGAAGATCAAAAAGGATGGAGAGAGTGATCCTCATCTCTTCTCTTGCACATTCTCAAACG ATAATCTAAAG GTTACAGAAATCTTCAGCTTCACTCAAGATGATTTGATGACTGAAGATATCTTCATTCTTGATTGTCACACTGAGATCTTTGTCTGGGTCGGGCAACAAGTTGACCCCAAGAAGAAACCACAAGTTTTAACCATTGGAGAg AAATTCCTTAAGGACGATTTCCTTCTAGAGAATCTAGCAAGCGAGACGCCGATATACATCGTAACTGAAGGCAACGAACCTCCATTTTTTACTCGGTTCTTCACCTGGGACTCTTCTAAATCTGCA ATGCATGGAAACTCTTTCCAGAAAAAGCTTGCAGTCCTGACAAACAAAGGAAAGCCGCTTCTAGAT AAACCTAAAAGAAGAGTACCAGCGTATAGTAGCCGGTCCAGCGTTCCAGACAAATCGCAGCCGCGGTCAAGAAGTATGACTTCTAGTCCAGACAGAGCTCGGGTGAGGGGACGATCTCCAGCTTTCAACGCACTTGCTGCAAACTTTGAGAAATTAGGCACAAGAAACCAATCGACTCCACCACCTATGGTTAGCCCATTGGTCCGGAAGCTTTACCCGAAATCTCATGCACCAGACCTCACAAAGCTCGCTCCCAAATCCGCAGCTTTTGCTGCCCGCACAGCGCTTTTCGAGAAATTTAGGCCTACTCCTCAAGAAGCAGCACCAACTACCCCCAGTTCATCTGAAG CTACAAACGAAGCAGAGGCACCAAAGCCGACATCAGAGACGACAGAGGAAGAATCAACGAACAACATTCATGAAGATTcaaaagaagaagcagaagcagaagaagaCAGCAGCCTGCCTACTTTCCCATACGAACGCCTCAAAACGGACTCAGAGGATCCTGTTCCAGATATCGACCTCGCTAGAAGAGAG GCATACATGAGTGCAGCAGAGTTCAATGAGAAACTTGAAATGACAAAGAAAGAGTTTTATAAACTGCCAAAGTGGAAACAAAACAAGCTTAAAATGGCTGTTCAATTATTCTGA
- the LOC106371521 gene encoding putative glucose-6-phosphate 1-epimerase — MATERPSSFELAKGINGLDKIVLRQSRFRSAEVYLYGGHVTSWKNENGEELLYLSSKAIFKPPKPIRGGIPLCFPQFSNLGTLESHGFARNRIWEVDASPPPLPTYSSPNAFVDLILRPTEDDLKTWPHNFEFRMRVDLGSEGELTLTSRIRNTSADGKPFTFTFAYHTYFSVSDISEVRVEGLETLDYLDNLKNRERFTEQGDAITFESEIDKIYLSTPTKIAILDHEKKRTFVVRKDGLADAVVWNPWDKKSKTISDLGDEDYKHMLCVEAAAVERPITLKPGEEWKGRLELSAVPSSYSSGQLDPKKVLQ, encoded by the exons ATGGCGACTGAGCGTCCTTCTTCTTTTGAGCTCGCCAAAGGTATCAATGGCCTCGACAAAATCGTCCTCCGCCAGTCTCGTTTCCGCTCCGCCGAG GTATACttgtatggtggtcatgtgactTCTTGGAAGAATGAGAACGGTGAAGAGTTGCTTTACCTCAGCAGCAAG GCTATATTCAAGCCTCCAAAACCAATCCGTGGAGGGATTCCGCTATGCTTCCCACAA TTCAGTAACCTTGGTACACTCGAATCACATGGATTCGCTAGAAACAGGATCTGGGAAGTTGATGCTAGCCCACCTCCTTTGCCAACGTATTCTTCTCCTAATGCTTTCGTTGATCTGATCCTGAGGCCAACTGAAGACGACCTGAAGACATGGCCTCACAA TTTTGAGTTCAGGATGAGGGTGGACTTGGGATCTGAAGGAGAATTGACACTGACATCTCGTATCAGGAACACCAGCGCTGATGGAAAGCCGTTTACATTCACATTTGCTTACCACACCTATTTCTCTGTCTCGGACATCAG TGAAGTACGGGTTGAAGGTTTGGAGACACTGGATTATCTAGACAACTTAAAGAACAGAGAACGTTTTACGGAGCAAGGAGATGCTATTACTTTTGAATCCGAA ATTGACAAGATATACCTAAGCACTCCTACAAAGATTGCTATTTTGGACCACGAGAAAAAGAGGACCTTCGTTGTACGCAAGGATGGGCTTGCTGATGCAG TGGTGTGGAATCCATGGGATAAGAAGTCAAAGACGATATCAGACTTGGGAGATGAAGACTATAAGCATATGCTATGTGTTGAAGCTGCAGCTGTGGAAAGACCCATCACATTAAAACCGGGTGAAGAATGGAAAGGAAGACTCGAGCTCTCTGCGGTTCCTTCAAGTTACTCCAGTGGACAGCTTGACCCCAAGAAAGTCCTCCAATGA
- the LOC125578986 gene encoding uncharacterized protein LOC125578986: protein MDRFLEKQSAESIRRTMQAQEDLFKQQVRELHRVYNIQKKMMEQLKHRSQYCTTNNQDQTGPRERTGSWSGIVLENVARARNTTTAEHVEESELELTLSIGMSSSSMNKDMDYSSTTSFRSSSDNCNNQSNNINCNNQESSGPTTPMSSSSTTSLDREKKRPHWLFQGLSINRTS from the exons ATGGATAGGTTTCTTGAAAAGCAAAGTGCTGAGTCCATCAGACGGACAATGCAAGCCCAAGAAGATCTTTTCAAGCAACAG GTACGAGAGCTGCATAGAGTATATAATAtacagaagaagatgatggagcAACTCAAACATAGAAGCCAGTATTGTACTACTAACAACCAAGACCAAACCGGTCCAAGAGAGAGAACCGGAAGCTGGTCAGGCATAGTCCTGGAAAATGTAGCTAGAGCCAGGAACACAACAACGGCGGAACATGTTGAAGAAAGCGAACTAGAATTGACATTGAGCATTGGAatgtcttcttcctctatgaACAAGGACATGGACTACTCGTCGACGACGTCATTCAGATCATCATCGGATAATTGTAATAATCAGAGCAACAATATTAACTGTAATAACCAAGAAAGTAGCGGACCAACCACGCCTATGAGCAGCTCAAGTACGACGTCATTGGACCGAGAG